The following proteins are encoded in a genomic region of Ovis canadensis isolate MfBH-ARS-UI-01 breed Bighorn chromosome 16, ARS-UI_OviCan_v2, whole genome shotgun sequence:
- the BNIP1 gene encoding vesicle transport protein SEC20 yields the protein MAAAQDVHVRICNQEIVKFDLEVKALIQDIRDCSGPLSALTELNTKVKEKFQQLRHRIQELEQSAKEQDKESEKQVLLQEVENHKKQMLSNQTSWRKANLTCKIAIDNLEKAELLQGGDLFRQRKTAKESLAQTSSAITESLMGISRMMSQQVQQSEEAMQTLVNSSRTILDANEEFKSMSGTIQLGRKLITKYNRRELTDKLLIFLALALFLATVLYILKKRLFPFL from the exons ATGGCTGCTGCCCAAGATGTCCACGTCCGTATCTGTAACCAAGAGATTGTCAAATTCGATCTGGAGGTGAAGGCGCTTATCCAG GATATTCGAGATTGTTCAGGACCATTAAGTGCActtactgaactgaacactaaagtgaaagagaagtttcaGCAACTGCGGCACAGAATACAG GAGCTTGAGCAGTCGGCTAAAGAGCAagacaaagagtcagagaagcaAGTTCTGCTCCAAGAAGTGGAGAATCACAAAAAGCAGATGCTCAG CAATCAGACCTCATGGAGGAAGGCTAACCTCACTTGCAAAATTGCTATCGACAACCTAGAGAAAGCAGAACTTCTCCAGGGAGGAGACCTATTCCGGCAAAG GAAAACTGCCAAAGAGAGCCTGGCCCAGACGTCCAGCGCCATCACAGAGAGCCTCATGGGGATCAGCAGGATGATGTCCCAGCAGGTCCAGCAGAGCGAGGAAGCCATGCAGACGCTGG TTAATTCTTCACGGACTATCCTGGATGCAAATGAAGAGTTCAAATCCATGTCAGGGACCATCCAGTTGGGACGGAAGCTCATCACAAAATACAATCGCCGAGAGCTGACAGACAAGCTTCTCATTTTCCTTGCACTGGCCCTCTTCCTTGCTACAGTCctctatattttgaaaaaacGGCTCTTTCCGTTTTTGTGA